In Camelina sativa cultivar DH55 chromosome 17, Cs, whole genome shotgun sequence, the genomic stretch AGAGATTTAACCATAAATAGGTACACTCATCTTCCCCTTATACCAGAGAATTAGTGTAACTATGTTCTCTTTATGCTTGAATGTAAATTGGGACATTTTTATGATTTCTTAAATTTGACAGTTTATTCTACAACCTCAACTCTGGCTTAGTAGAAGACCTTACTGAAAGAGGTTAGTACATCCTTGTGTTACCATCATTCATTCCCTTTGATGTTCATAACTATAGTTTACAAGGGATTACAGGCATCGATGACCTCAAGTCTGGAAAAATTGTTACACCCTTGCCTGCAAAAGCTACGTTTCTGGATGATCCTTTGCGAGTTCTCCGGGCTATTCGCTTTGGtaattgtgttttcttttcttgttttttttctttcattatatGTCATTACATTGCCTATCCCAGATCCTCCATTTTGAGCTCTGTGGTCGTCGTTTTGTCAGTCCTTCCTAATATATTGCCATAACAGGTGCAAGATTTGGTTTTACTCTGGATGAAGAATTAAAAGAAGCTGCTTCTTGTGAGGAAGTAAGGGTAGCTCTTGGAGAGAAAATTAGCAGAGAGCGGATTGGGAATGAAGTATGTATTTGTACTTCCTGCTTGCTGGATTTATAGCTAATTTCTCTGGCGACCTCCATTTTTGGGGTTTATCGTTACACAACTTGATACTTTGGTGCAGATTGATTTGATGATATCTGGGAATGGGCCAGTTTCAGCGGTTACCTATCTCTCTGAGCTGAAACTATTTAGGCTCGTGTTTGCCCTTCCCTCTTCAGCTGATCCTTCACCATCAGAGAATTGTGGCAGGTTCTATCTCAAAACTCGATAACTTTGCAAATCTGGTCCTGTGACACTgctattcatatttttttaaactcactcacttgttttctattttagcCTCTCCCAAGCCTACTTGGAAGCTATGTGGAGACTGCTTCAAACACCTGGGCTAGGAAACTTCAGTGTGAGTCATTATTGTGGCACATTTGCTTTTTGTTTAACTGCTAAAGATTAAGTTCCCCTATCTTTTTAtattcaattagattttgattggtgtcttatcattttgttttaggGTGAGCAAAGACGGCTTGCTCTGTATGCTGCTATGTTTCTCCCCTTTAGGAAAACCGTTTACAAAGACAACAAGGGCAAATCGGTACGCACTCccttatttattttgtcatctTTTCTTAGGTTAAATTAAATCTGAGTTTTGTTGTATAACCGAACAAACGTTGAGCCCTTTTTTCAGATTCCTGTTGTCAACCACATCTTCAAATTCTCCATGAAGCGCAAGACCAGTGACGCTGAAACCGTGAGTTCTGATTATTAATGTTCAATATCTTAGGCCTTAATTGCAGTAACTAACTAACTATAGGGTACTTGTTGTTTTCTCTGGCAATAACgtaaaaactaattaacattGTACAATCAGAGCCTTCATCTGTGACATTAGATTATGGGTGTGATATTCAATAGTAGTTTATCTCGTTTTACCATACCTTTTTAAGTTTGACTGCTAGACAAATTATTAGATTCATTTTAATCATGATAATGAATTCCATCTTCTCTAGGTTATGAATATACATCAGACCGCGGAGAGATTCCGACCGTTGGTTTGTCCCCTTGAAGCGAAGAACGACGTAGGACTGGAGAAGCTTGATTGGGCCACTGTTATTCTTGAGCATTGGAAGACCATCTCCCACAATGATGCAGAAGTCCCAGCAACTTCGAAAATAAGAGTACTCACAGGTTCTCCTCTATAGCCTTAGTAATATTGCTCTcattgataattttttaaagacGAGTATAATGAACATATTATATCTGCATAATGAACATATGTACCTGACCATATGTACTGTATGTAACTAAAATGTTCTGTTTTATAACTATTTCAGGGTTTTTACTTAGGGATATTAAAGACTTCTGGCGTGTTGCTCTCTTAActtctttgttgttgtctgCTACGGTTGACGATCAAGAAATCGGGCACCTGAACTTCCAACTGGAAAAGATGCGAGAAACTTATCTAACAGTTGAGGCAACCATCCATGAACTGGGTAAGCTTTGGAATGTTTGATAAATGGTAGCATATAAGTTAGATATTCCTAAGAGGAGATAGAAGAAGTTAGGTTGTGACTGGGTTATCAAGGCTCCCCATGCTTTTGTGATTACCAGACTCACACTAGTAGAACTAAGAACATGAGAAGTTGATTTTATAATTCCTGTTTTTGGGTAATCTTTCTGACTTTGAAAAGCGATGCACAACTAGGGTTGAAGAGAAAATCATCTTTAGGAAgcttcattattttattattagaactGCATCTGTCAATGTGCCAACCAATCCATATACGTAACAGTGTGTTTTTATTAACATAACAGGTCTTGATAACATTTGGGATGTAAAGCCTCTGGTGAATGGCAGGGAGATCATGCAAATTGCAGAGCTGAAGGGAGGATCTCTCATCCGTGAATGGGTAAggcttcctctctcttttcattGATTCCCCAATTCTCAATCTCTCAGAATTCAGAACTTTTTCTCGTCCTAGATCTCTGTCACGGAACCTTAAAAGGAAAAATGCTTTCTCCATATATGCTAAAGTTTTGCTCAGTAGAAACCGAACTTGTAGATCTAGTCGCTTGACTCTTGTATGCCTCTGTTAGCTGTGACTAATTCTGCAAAACCATGCAAAACCTTCCTGAAATATCTATTATATTCTGCTTTCCAAATGTGGCTTTATGAAACTGTTAGTCGTAATGCTAGGCAAACTCAGGCCTTAAACTAGCGTTAAACTAGATCCGGAAGATATGATATCAAAGTAACCTCTAATTAGTGAATCATTGATCGTGTCTTGCTTATCTCTCTTAACTAATGTCAATTGCTCTATTTTACAGCAACAGAAACTGCTCACATGGCAGCTAGCTAACCCCAACGGCACCTCAGAGGAATGCAAGGATTGGATGAGAGAAGTCAAAGCTAAACGACAGAGGACAGAGTGAACTCAGACTTGCTAAAACCCGCTAACATTGTAGATTAGACAAAACTCAGTTCTGAAATTTTGGCAACttctttatgaaaaaaaatttcttaccTAATgtcaagcaaaaaaaagatgaaagaatgAAAACAAACATGAATAAAGATGTATACATATCAAATCATGGTATTTTCGAAATCAAAAAGCAGAAGAATCCTACATGAACCAAAGCGGACGGGACCACACCTAGAGATTCAGATTCTTCTATGGTGTCTGTTGAAAGCTCAGTCAGGAAGCGAGTGTGTAGAGGCGAAAGGAGAGAATGTTTTTGCTGTATAATTGCAAAGCAGATGATTTGTCGAACTAGCTAATCCAGGAGGTGCATTGCTTGGGAATGGACGGTAAGGTGACCTGTCGATAGCGTTGAGAGATGACATGGTCGAATAACCAAGTGAATGGAAAGACTTCATACAGATGTATGATCTCTGTGATGATGACAGCAATGGTGAGGCTTGTCGCCTGAAATTCTCGGTGGTACGGCTGATATTTATTGGGGAAGACTGGTTGTGGTGAGAGGACAACCTGACATATTGTTGAATGTTGGACGAGCGCACATGCGCTGGAGAGAAAGAAACTGAGGACACCAAAGGAGGAGGTTCTATACAAACTACAGATGATGTTGCAGTTGAAGAGCTGAGAAACGGTGTTCTCTCTGAAGCTGGTGGCTCATATACGCTCCTTTTCGCATCCCGTTTACACACTGGACAAAACGTTCTCCATGATATAAGCCACGAATCTACGCAAGCGGCATGAAACTCTGAAAggacaacaaaagaatcatagaATCAGAAGTTTTGTTGTTAAAATGAGATAGGGGTTAAATCTCATATATACTCAACTGTGTCCGCAAGGTAAGACCCTGAGCTTGTCCCCAACATTGTAGTCTTCAAGGCAGATAGCGCAAGAGGAACCAGTCGTGGTATCTTCTTTCGCACAAGTACTGAATGTAACACTTGGCATTGCTTTCACCTTTCTACTGCTCATCCCATTAAACTGAGATATAGAGTTGCTATGTGTTGTGCAACATCTATAGACGAAGACACAAGCAACCACAACACCAAACGTAGCCAGCGACAAGATCAATGCTATGGTAGCGTACAACGACCATACCGAGTCCTCTGAATCAGGAACCAACCTGACTTCCGTTTCCGCCAAACCAGCGTACTTCTTGAGAGTTTCTCCGGCTTCTTTCATCACAAAAACCGCTTGAATATATATACCGTCCGAGTCCCCCGCcactaagaaaagaaaagaatcccAAAATCAAGATTTATAGCATCAGTTCAAGATTATAGAGACTTGTATAGCATAGAGATGGAGGGGCATTAGTTTACTTGGTAATAAGAAGTTGCGGTCCATATTGTCATATACAATGGCAGCCTTAAACCCGCTTCTCTGCGCGTTTCTGACTTTGTACTCAAAAGTGCAGCCTCCTCTTATGATCAACACAAAAGCAGAAGTACCATTAGGACTCTTCTCCGGTTTATTCCTCAAGTTTCGGCAAGCGTTGAGAGGCTCAGCCACGTAAACCACTCCGGTTTCCTCCGTATTCACTAATGGAGCTGAAACATGAAACTTTCATCAGAATCATCAGCAGTTGAACTAGTATTACCCTActcaattaaaaacatatacaaagaAATTCAAAATCACTCTGTTTTCAATAATCAAACCCTTGTGTCTGAAGCAAAGTAATGGAAACGGACAAGAACTGCGTAACTGCAAGAAAATATAAACGAAGGATCGAGAGAGAAACTCACAGAAGCTAGCTTCCATGTCGACAAAAGAGCGAGTGATGTTGGGATCCATCAAAATGACTTGGCCGGCTTCTACACGTGAAACAATGAAAAGGTGTAATATTAGGAGTAGCAGAGCAACAAGATTCATCGTCTCTATGTTCACAAATCCAAACAATAACAACTTCGATTTGAGGGGTTGATAGGATTAAATATATACTTTGGTGATTAAATACAATCATAATCTTATGTTCGTCAAtcaatattcaaaatttcagtgaaatcatatgttatccaatgatttttagattaaaactcaaatttggCAATGCATTAATGATTTTGATACACATGTTGATTGTGAGAAAACTTTCAAGATTTTTATAGTAAAGATATGTGAAAAAGACAAGTTTGaataagtatatattatttgttgacAGTCAAAATaggtatacttttttttttacattttaatatttttatttaattttaaggtattttataattaaaatctatacaGATTTGTGGATggtctaaaatatataatctaaacCACCTTCATTTATAtcgaaatataaataaagactataattatttatatattagtaacaTCCATTATTTTCAACTTCGATTCTCAGATTTATATATTCACggttattttataattaaaatctatacaGATTTATGAatggtttaaatatatttaaaccaccttcatttatatcaaaatataacaatactataattttatatatatcattaacaTCCATTATTCTCAACTTCGATTCTCAGATTTTATATTCACGATTATAAGAATCCGAATTTAGAATAATGGTTGATACCAAtactgatatatataaaatgggggtacaaaaaaatacattaaattttcaaaattagaaTTGACATAATTATGGTTAATGATTTGTGAATGATTTTGGTATTGACACATTTGTTATGGTTAATATGTATATGACACTTCAAGCAAATTTTGTGGATATTGGCACATTTTGATATTGACACATTTTGTGGATaacttgattttgttagttGGCTACGTAGTTATGAGATGTTCATGTTTTGCACAAATATGTAGTGCTTGGTACTTAACTCATATGAGAGTTAACAAGAGAGGAATTCTAGTGATGCTCACTTCTCCcttgtttctcttaaacctaCGCGGTAATGTTGTGAAacttatttctttattttacaatttattttcttttaaaaaaaaaaaaaatctaaattatagAGAATTTGTTTTACCTTAAAATGCTGAGTTTGCCActgattataataattaattatactaGACGAGATGTTCCCTTTTTATCGTTTGGATGAGTTTTTCCCAGCAGGTGCGTGTGTATATCCTTCTCACATACATTGCTATTAATGGTCATCTCAACAACAATGTATGTGAGAAGGACATACACACACCTTCCGAAAGGAagctttgaaaagaaaaatatggaaGAAGGTTGTATCCCCCGTCACTAATATAATAGTGTATTCTGAAATGTGTTGTTAACATTTATCTTGAATAGTATATAAACTGCAAGgaaaaacacacatatatacatagttTCGCTTGAAATGTTATGTCTAACTTTAAACCCAACTTATATGTAtgaaccaaacaaacaaaaagaacaaaaatattaagCGGTGTTTATagtatacagaaaaaaaaacacacacctATTAGCACTTGGTTTAATGAGTGTGTTTTGTACTTTAAGATCAAATGACACCAAAGTACACAAAATTCCTTATCTAGACCAGACGAGATGTCCCCCCTTTATCGTTTGGATGGATTTGCCTTAGAAAATTCTCAGATCCAAAAGCTTAATGTATCAGTTGCGAATTCATCTGAAAAGTTTTTACCTTCATTAATATGAtctctatgaaaaaaaaacacaaaaatacaaagaaatgaTCTTATGACAAAACGTTTGAATTGTAAAACACGGTATTTAATACTAGGGAAAAtgacacccacacccactttttcctaaagtattgacacttacacccactttctactatccctatacttttcttatgtcaaattacaacttacaccctctaactaaactaaccttctctttctactttttttttccttctcatctctctctctagcttttctctttcttttctaatattttttttctttaacatttattttttattttcattactaaattttaagtttagtaactttagttggtgataaacatactaaattttaagtttagtaactttagttgttgacaaacaaaaaaaagttaaccttataccctaaatcttaaatcctaacaCCACATAGACACTAAATCCATATAAGCCCAAAAACGTCAaccttataccctaaatcttaaatcctaaaccaccctaaactatggtgatgtttgaacatacaacaaacttgtcaataaatttcatttgGATTActtgtccacgtggtcagagtttggtggataggcttagagattaataatgaccatgtttgttgtgtagtatgcttctagtgacacttctaagttctaatatctctaattctagcttaaaaatagtacaaaaacatttggctaaaagacatctaagtggctaaactatagtgatgtttgaacatgcaacaaacttgtcaataaatttcatctggattgcttgtccacgtggtcagagtttggtggataggcttagagattaataatgaccatgtttgttgtgtagtatgcttctagtgacacttctaagttctaatatctctaattctagcttaaaaatagtacaaaaacatttggctaaaagacatctaagtggctaaactatagtgatgtttgaacatgcaacaaacttgtcaataaatttcatctggattgcttgtccacgtggtcagaatttggtggataggctttgagattaataatgaccatgtttattgtgtagtatgcttctagtgacacttctaagttctaatatacctacttctagctgaaaaatagtacaaaaacatttagctaaaagaaatctatgtggctaatttatcttggacaaatttctgctcatgtaaagaatgagcaagatattataagataagtatccataactactaatccacatgattgatattcaatgttctaaataaatcaatgttgttaatttttattttgtttattaaccacttatgagtgtatatgtttctggaccaacacaaaatatgaagcaaggagctcatggtgtctatggatttaattgtgtggatgttgtatgatgattctttggtctgtctacattggtatccacaaaaaaatatccacatgatcacatccatagccaccattcaactgctattcttcagcttaatgtctagatatgctttgtaaatccatggagacctatccacagtttttctatccactaaactttgtttttttttttaaagtgaatagttttggttttaggttcaagggtttatgttctaggatttaaaatttagaattaaagggttttgtacttatttggtctatgttgtgttatggataatatgctatggataaagatctaaccaaatttatgtatgtatattttgtatgaataaacacaagtaactatctattaacaatactgcaattgattatccacttataattgaacaaatgttcaacgactgatggatactgtataatctaaaaattcataaaaaatatagcaatatgtatcttaaaatgtagaaaatatataatcataatatattttatataaataaatagaaaatttgttttattataacaaataaatatattttactttgttaaagtgttaacaacaaaaaagaagagaaaaagagagaaaagaaggagagaaagaggagaggggCAAAATCGTCCAAAATGtgtggacacataagcaaaaaacttggaaaagtaTAGAGAGAGtggaaagtgggtgtgggtgacacaactcacacccaaagtgggtgtgggtgtcaTTTTCCCTTAATACTATGGGTcctccaaaaaaaatcatgtgaacggtgtataaagtataaactattttttttttcactgaaaatatattgataagaAGTAGGATACAAACGCCCAAAAGAGGGAAACTAAAGCCGACGGACGACATAATGTCCCCGGAAACAACAGccgaaggaagaagagatttcCCCGGAAACTAAATCCCATACAAAGGAAACGATAAAAACTAGAAATACAACTCAGAACTTTTAAACTCAAATCGAAAGAGCACATAACCTTGcaacaagaacaaaagcaaaatgaCTTTTAACTGAAACGAGATAGATACCAAGAAAGCAAAGCTGCGACCTCTTCTTTACAAGAAACCAGTGAATGAGATTTATCAAAGATGCCCCAGGTCAAACAACTGATAACATCTACCTCTTCCTATCAAAATGAGACCAAGACCTC encodes the following:
- the LOC104756613 gene encoding putative CCA tRNA nucleotidyltransferase 2; its protein translation is MRLSLPINTLINLPKPRFLISPSSRYLNPNRSPTLAFRASSLRRAPVVSPRLCCCCYWFSTEAMMTNVGEQSIPSSVELKENIELTEKERKIFDRLLSTLRYCNLDTQLRVAGGWVRDKLLGKESDDIDIAIDNMSGSEFLDKFKEYLSSRDEEVQGDTVIERNPDQSKHLETAKMRIYDQWIDFVNLRSEEYTENSRIPTMKFGTAKEDAYRRDLTINSLFYNLNSGLVEDLTERGIDDLKSGKIVTPLPAKATFLDDPLRVLRAIRFGARFGFTLDEELKEAASCEEVRVALGEKISRERIGNEIDLMISGNGPVSAVTYLSELKLFRLVFALPSSADPSPSENCGSLSQAYLEAMWRLLQTPGLGNFSGEQRRLALYAAMFLPFRKTVYKDNKGKSIPVVNHIFKFSMKRKTSDAETVMNIHQTAERFRPLVCPLEAKNDVGLEKLDWATVILEHWKTISHNDAEVPATSKIRVLTGFLLRDIKDFWRVALLTSLLLSATVDDQEIGHLNFQLEKMRETYLTVEATIHELGLDNIWDVKPLVNGREIMQIAELKGGSLIREWQQKLLTWQLANPNGTSEECKDWMREVKAKRQRTE
- the LOC104756614 gene encoding receptor homology region, transmembrane domain- and RING domain-containing protein 3-like, translated to MNLVALLLLILHLFIVSRVEAGQVILMDPNITRSFVDMEASFSPLVNTEETGVVYVAEPLNACRNLRNKPEKSPNGTSAFVLIIRGGCTFEYKVRNAQRSGFKAAIVYDNMDRNFLLPMAGDSDGIYIQAVFVMKEAGETLKKYAGLAETEVRLVPDSEDSVWSLYATIALILSLATFGVVVACVFVYRCCTTHSNSISQFNGMSSRKVKAMPSVTFSTCAKEDTTTGSSCAICLEDYNVGDKLRVLPCGHKFHAACVDSWLISWRTFCPVCKRDAKRSVYEPPASERTPFLSSSTATSSVVCIEPPPLVSSVSFSPAHVRSSNIQQYVRLSSHHNQSSPINISRTTENFRRQASPLLSSSQRSYICMKSFHSLGYSTMSSLNAIDRSPYRPFPSNAPPGLASSTNHLLCNYTAKTFSPFASTHSLPD